From the Anguilla anguilla isolate fAngAng1 chromosome 6, fAngAng1.pri, whole genome shotgun sequence genome, one window contains:
- the smim8 gene encoding small integral membrane protein 8 gives MSSQESGSDKTEATKERSFRTPGLRGVQTTTLFRAVNPELFIKPNKPVMAFGLVTISLCVAYLGYLHATKENDQQLYEAVDSEGEKYMRRKTSKWD, from the exons ATGTCATCTCAGGAATCTGGAAGTGACAAAACAGAGGCGACAAAGGAGAGAAGCTTCAGGACACCCGGTTTAAGAGGAGTGCAGACTACTACGCTTTTTCGTGCAGTTAACCCAGAGCTATTCATTAAACCT AATAAGCCAGTGATGGCCTTTGGACTGGTTACAATATCGCTTTGTGTGGCATATCTTGGGTACCTTCACGCCACCAAGGAGAATGATCAGCAGTTGTATGAAGCCGTtgacagtgagggagagaaatacATGAGAAGGAAAACATCGAAATGGGACTGA
- the znf292b gene encoding zinc finger protein 292b has product MADEEAEQDRCAQSATSAAIVALRERLQELATALKDSPDTPEQSASQYCQDFCQTLVEYAGRWRIEQEPLPLVEVYTVALLSYARAAPSLSPQCENVSLVLERLTLSCVELLLSLPENVPVALWEQFQSSVQAAHGLLQENGISQLQMLYAVAQEGSVWSHSVLHGIFSKETPETEKVHEFLALEGPVLLEMRIKHLIKENQLEKAALLAKACSEYPGFEGKGHFKQTYLVCLCATVAQEPLMQEISKVDCRDALEMICNLESDGDEKGALCLCSAFLTRQLLQGDMYCAWELTLFWSKLLKRLESSVQAFLDRCRQMSSLSKTVYHILFLIKVIQSEMEDVGLPVCIELCIRALQMESDDSANTKATICKTILCLLPSDLEVKRACQLTEFLLEPTVDSYYAVETLYNEPDQKLEEESLPVPNSLRCELLLVFKTQWPFDPEFWDWKTLKRHCLALMGEEASIVSSIDELNDSENPEAAEEEELIKGNDVYKDQAESFWDTTVELNEIEDERKKKREIKKLREKGFISARFRNWQAYMQYCVLCDKEFLGHRIVRHAQTHVKDGIYSCPICAETFDLKDVLVPHVASHVKQSCKERLAAMKTSKKLANSKTAVPNSATDKIVERQKPKMKDGPNSDIVLDHDIGGSSETFTAKNDLSLLKVENADEYTCPVVNCRKGFKYYRNLIAHVKAHRNNDEATRFLEMQSKKVVCQYCRRQFVSVTHLNDHLQVHCGVRPYICIQLNCKASFLSNAELLVHRKEHAVFKAKCMFPNCGKIFHEAYMLYDHEAQHYNTYTCKVLSCGKLFHTQSELDLHQEEHVSKPEEPIASEGQTPLVVKTESPSRCHMEPNHSAFLASELLDNHSFHLQDVVEQSTSSSADDTPSHLPGHVKVKHSVESMLNSAQGHMQEFEHNMAFKTELPDDMEQAFPLSCPDGTGVLSSMNTHSSDSIQPELGTSSVSSLLHDPRNAVAHPCVIQGTPPSSCPSMLQGQAQLMFPHDHNHLPKDVNPERNIGSPECRGTVPAQHPGSFLQTHQTPNQTPLHMSAMMAGIPPCVTPQAVLPQTTPLTVGLTGTANTVSQSPCNSNPAPPEGGKERHNCAFETCNRNYSSYRSVTKHMKAAHSEFYVKWKLAKKNNKVLKPSTQIVSTGMKLNSVIQSQDNSRSSGPVPVVQTPNLASQSLLYSTGVTNPTVSNQSFSTHSAAVTSQTLTNQMENILNPILLSQLGGSPNQTSSVQAQIGSSLPWTAQPGNNPDLSQQTGCSSHVMPSHMQGLSNQPFSSHLNTSTTGQRADTQHSDIGGQPALQNQRIESTDPFQQSHIDNNSRLSEPMSGEHLRPSCVSDFTANISSGAPPQMDITNRGFGHIESSSQIIASNMDGLANSLLTSAMDNIPHPVLPSYLDSLKDPVLPDQLENSANSLFQSQNQNSSFSNFSNMQSGYPSQANSNLQPRTDSGLPENMNTSRMDAINPTVTRTKRNKRAKWPAIIKDGKFICCRCFREFPSPKSLGGHLSKRSHCKAFDETDLTADLPTSFLDLLNSPHVLNAQQQPVASNFNPNTVIKEHPGQSLGSCPLEPRFFPNVTFPQANGSTYTNDGEENGEVLKQVLDNPTIPNLFEASGIPQQSFQNPCSSYSTDSCLPESTVIQHTGNIPIKTESEPHREDFIKSSFDCNDFSDPLLSQILAENNSAVSLNSLPTDHLNQILRAETLMKMREQKGNEEEPQTGGLSNDGLLAAMASLAQNLMTNPLLQITSPDPQKPPQMPRSPQSDSLMKSEKNVKKKLREQILAGDICRRGNLFQATSADANATLKTLDLQETLVGVHKTLSGSQSSEPCKVIQMPSNGEKVPDLNSSITTSVPPPQSDGVLTMPSSSQPPETSVSGGTVTNDPDPGADLLPTDEDKKILEIQIALEKLDLSMEMTEDTQVVNNYSVSNSTSSDVVSNNVESVVPNTNIANDVQVVDDFVKPFACENEGCNYRAMTKDALFKHLLKTHNYSDEMIVEIKKNHGKFAPFRCQMCSKTFTRNSNLRAHCQTVHSLSHEEMVKLKIKRQYNKKTEKVELEVSNHKVSGVTNPTCVPNANTSNPAAVSESLMQQYVSADGRHEQLNLASVQNAVYGQEWIKQEYHSSAYEQTSTSLAVPDLSQDNSLSADLSMQQTQGISINNFSTGGQALPAVAMTGYHMQGQSTVYAPATEQSSHGQHASVPSMPSQCLAVPQSGGFLPAVSTPLTQVSTGLSQADPVQAGTLSPDKTKKPKVCKPRITKPKVEKSDGESPKKPNQKRPIAKTSEADEGFSPYRPYRCVHQGCTAAFTIQHNLILHYRAVHQSALPKFEENAEAEEENEQDNQQENVKAEHDTKSSEVTQVNEFRCQVKDCSRIFQMVTSLLQHYLQLHKFTLDRAGALMSTINLGRFPCDQPDCPAFFTAFWKYIGHIEDDHKETKVSKVEPVEGLYRCEVDGCDRGYATRSNLLRHTMKKHQDLYKLQLMTQRKNQEREKLCSKKSQLGTVKNTNGKENMQDNKKTVQKGNDKKKSDEEKSNHWTKYGKPSLKSKEEASAMCTKKFPLQYPCMIKGCESVVSSERNILRHYIRHGLSERYLEEQRSHFIFCKKLSRSWYRDRSYRSEDSEKSEESSSDSSENEDMDDMDPRGSETESSKPTSGREEPELSDAKQSTDESSESKSIASIVVKRKRGRPRKMNHDEPVAHRRAERLRVTRSNPVNYVGNGADSVTTCSTAPTQEKQPDQNMALNSFKPMGFEVSFLKFLEESTQSTRPRKRQTSDDISGEIALKRQHTIQLKNATVLCKRSDAYIQPRDYPNRIDFRNPQKITSLRNVKIVVDQTFSKVTDRLLKQLQEMRPIVILQK; this is encoded by the exons acACTAGTGGAGTATGCTGGCCGGTGGAGGATTGAGCAGGAGCCTCTGCCTCTGGTTGAAGTGTACACAGTGGCCCTGCTCAGCTACGCACGTGCCGCACCCTCCCTTTCCCCACAGTGTGAAAACGTATCCCTTGTACTTGAAcggctgactct GAGTTGTGTGGAGCTGCTGCTGTCGTTACCTGAGAATGTCCcagttgcattgtgggagcagTTCCAGTCGTCTGTGCAG GCAGCCCATGGTTTGCTGCAGGAGAATGGGATCTCTCAGCTGCAGATGCTGTACGCTGTGGCACAGGAGGGAAGTGTGTGGAGCCATTCCGTACTGCATGGCATCTTCTCCAAGGAAACGCCTGAAACGGAAAAGG TTCACGAGTTCCTGGCACTGGAAGGACCAGTTCTCCTGGAAATGCGAATCAAGCACCTTATTAAAGAGAACCAGCTCGAGAAGGCTGCCCTGTTGGCAAAGGCATGCTCGGAATACCCTGGTTTTGAAGGAAAAGGCCACTTTAAACAGACGTAcctggtctgtctgtgtgcgacAGTGGCCCAGGAGCCTCTGATGCAGGAG ATCTCCAAAGTTGACTGTAGAGATGCCCTGGAAATGATCTGCAACCTGGAGTCAGACGGGGATGAGAAAGGGGCCCTCTGCCTGTGCTCCGCATTTCTAACGCGGCAGCTTCTCCAAGGAGACATGTACTGCGCCTG GGAGCTCACGCTGTTTTGGAGCAAGTTGCTGAAGCGGTTAGAGTCATCGGTGCAGGCATTCCTGGACAGATGTCGACAAATGTCGTCGCTTTCTAAAACAGTCTACCACATACTTTTCCTCATCAAGGTCATCCAGTCCGAG ATGGAAGATGTAGGCCTGCCTGTGTGCATTGAGTTGTGCATAAGAGCATTGCAAATGGAATCAGACGACAGTGCAAACACCAAAGCCACCATTTGCAAAACCATCTTGTGCTTGTTGCCCTCTGATCTGGAAGTAAAGCGGGCTTGTCAGTTGACTGAGTTCCTTCTGGAGCCCACAGTGGATTCATACTATGCTGTGGAAACGCTCTATAATGAGCCTGACCAGAAGCTTGAAGAAGAGAGCCTCCCTGTACCCAATTCTCTGCGCTGTGAGCTATTGCTGGTGTTTAAGACGCAATGGCCGTTTGACCCTGAGTTCTGGGACTGGAAGACCCTGAAGAGGCATTGCCTAGCTCTGATGGGGGAGGAGGCATCCATTGTGTCATCCATTGATGAGCTCAATGACAGTGAGAACCCAGAAgcagctgaggaggaggagctgatcAAAGGAAATGACGTGTACAAAGACCAGGCAGAATCCTTCTGGGACACTACAGTTGAGCTCAATGAAATAGAAgatgagaggaagaaaaagagagagatcaaGAAACTAAGGGAAAAGGGGTTCATATCAGCCAGGTTTAGGAACTGGCAGGCCTACATGCAGTACTGTGTTTTATGTGATAAAGAGTTCCTTGGTCACAGGATTGTTaggcatgcacagacacatgtcAAAGATGGGATCTACAGCTGTCCAATATGCGCTGAAACTTTTGACTTGAAAGATGTGTTGGTACCACATGTGGCTTCACATGTAAAGCAGTCGTGCAAAGAACGGCTTGCTGCCATGAAAACAAGTAAGAAGTTGGCTAATTCAAAAACCGCTGTTCCCAATTCTGCCACCGATAAAATTGTTGAAAGGCAGAAGCCTAAGATGAAAGATGGACCTAATTCTGACATTGTTCTAGATCATGACATCGGTGGTAGTTCTGAGACTTTCACCGCTAAGAATGACCTCTCTCTTCTCAAGGTAGAAAATGCAGATGAATACACATGCCCTGTCGTCAACTGTCGAAAGGGTTTCAAGTACTACAGGAACCTGATAGCCCATGTGAAGGCACACAGAAATAATGATGAGGCTACGCGTTTTCTGGAAATGCAGAGCAAAAAGGTAGTTTGTCAGTATTGCCGTCGACAATTTGTTAGTGTTACCCACCTCAATGACCACCTGCAAGTCCACTGTGGCGTCAGACCATACATTTGCATACAGCTGAACTGTAAGGCCAGCTTTCTTTCCAATGCTGAGCTTCTTGTTCACAGAAAGGAGCATGCCGTGTTTAAGGCCAAATGCATGTTTCCAAACTGTGGGAAGATTTTCCATGAAGCCTATATGCTGTATGATCATGAAGCGCAGCACTACAATACCTATACCTGCAAAGTTCTCAGCTGTGGTAAATTATTCCATACTCAGTCTGAACTGGATCTACATCAGGAAGAACATGTTTCAAAACCAGAGGAACCCATCGCCTCTGAGGGCCAAACTCCATTGGTAGTTAAGACTGAATCTCCATCTAGGTGTCATATGGAACCAAACCACTCTGCCTTTTTGGCCTCAGAATTGCTTGATAATCATTCTTTTCATCTACAAGATGTAGTTGAACAGAGTACATCAAGCTCAGCAGATGACACTCCCTCACACCTTCCAGGACATGTTAAAGTGAAACATTCAGTTGAGAGCATGCTGAACTCAGCTCAGGGTCACATGCAGGAGTTTGAGCACAACATGGCTTTCAAGACTGAGCTTCCAGATGACATGGAGCAAGCATTCCCTTTGTCGTGCCCTGATGGTACCGGTGTGCTGTCTTCTATGAACACCCATTCATCTGACTCAATTCAACCGGAGTTGGGGACTTCATCTGTGTCTTCTCTTCTGCATGACCCAAGGAATGCAGTTGCCCACCCATGTGTCATACAAGGCACTCCTCCATCATCATGCCCAAGCATGTTGCAAGGCCAGGCCCAGTTAATGTTTCCGCATGATCATAATCATTTGCCTAAAGATGTAAATCCTGAAAGAAACATAGGTAGCCCTGAATGCAGAGGGACAGTGCCTGCACAACATCCAGGCTCATTTCTGCAGACTCACCAAACTCCTAACCAGACCCCACTCCATATGTCAGCTATGATGGCTGGGATTCCTCCTTGTGTCACCCCTCAGGCAGTTCTTCCACAGACCACTCCTCTTACAGTGGGGCTGACTGGGACAGCCAATACAGTTTCACAGTCTCCATGCAACAGCAATCCTGCACCACCTGAAGGTGGAAAGGAGAGACACAATTGTGCATTTGAAACATGCAATAGAAACTACAGCTCCTACAGGAGTGTCACTAAGCACATGAAAGCAGCACATTCTGAGTTTTATGTAAAATGGAAATTAGCCAAGAAGAACAATAAAGTCCTCAAGCCCAGTACACAGATTGTGTCAACTGGAATGAAGCTCAATTCAGTCATACAATCACAAGATAATAGTAGAAGCAGTGGCCCTGTCCCCGTAGTGCAGACACCAAACTTAGCCAGCCAGTCTCTGCTGTACTCAACAGGGGTCACAAACCCTACTGTTTCAAATCAGTCATTTTCCACACATTCTGCTGCTGTCACAAGTCAGACTTTAACTAATCAAATGGAAAACATATTAAATCCCATATTGCTGTCACAGTTGGGAGGTTCTCCAAATCAAACCAGTTCAGTGCAGGCACAAATTGGGTCTAGTTTGCCATGGACTGCACAGCCTGGGAACAATCCAGATCTTTCCCAGCAGACTGGTTGCTCTTCCCATGTGATGCCCTCGCACATGCAAGGTCTTTCCAATCAACCTTTTTCTTCCCATTTGAACACGTCCACTACTGGACAAAGAGCAGATACACAGCATAGTGACATCGGTGGTCAGCCTGCATTACAAAATCAACGCATCGAGTCCACTGATCCCTTCCAGCAGTCACACATAGACAACAACTCGAGACTTTCAGAACCGATGTCAGGAGAACATTTGCGTCCCTCCTGTGTTTCAGATTTCACTGCAAACATCAGCTCAGGGGCACCACCTCAAATGGACATTACAAACAGAGGGTTTGGGCACATTGAATCATCCAGTCAGATCATTGCGTCGAATATGGATGGACTAGCTAACTCACTGTTAACATCGGCTATGGATAACATACCCCATCCCGTGTTGCCTTCTTACTTGGATAGTCTGAAGGACCCAGTCTTACCAGATCAGCTTGAAAATTCTGCAAATTCTTTGTTCCAGTCCCAAAATCAAAatagttcattttcaaatttcagtaACATGCAGTCAGGTTATCCCTCCCAAGCAAATTCCAATTTGCAGCCAAGAACAGATTCCGGCCTTCCTGAAAATATGAACACATCAAGAATGGATGCCATAAATCCAACAGTTACAAGAACGAAACGTAACAAAAGAGCAAAGTGGCCTGCTATCATTAAAGATGGAAAGTTCATCTGCTGCAGATGTTTTAGAGAATTCCCAAGCCCCAAATCACTTGGTGGTCATTTGTCAAAGCGTTCTCACTGCAAAGCCTTTGATGAAACTGACCTGACCGCAGATTTGCCAACATCATTTCTTGATCTTCTCAATTCACCACATGTCTTGAATGCTCAGCAGCAACCAGTAGCTTctaatttcaaccctaacacAGTTATTAAAGAACACCCTGGTCAGTCTCTAGGTAGTTGCCCATTAGAACCTCGGTTCTTTCCTAATGTTACTTTTCCTCAAGCTAATGGCTCAACTTACACAAATGATGGTGAAGAAAATGGTGAGGTTCTGAAGCAAGTCCTGGACAATCCAACTATTCCAAATCTCTTTGAGGCCTCTGGAATTCCACAACAATCTTTCCAGAATCCTTGTAGTTCATATTCAACAGACAGTTGTTTGCCAGAAAGCACAGTTATACAACACACTGGAAATATCCCAATTAAGACAGAGAGTGAACCCCACAGGGAGGATTTCATCAAGTCCAGCTTTGATTGTAATGATTTTTCTGATCCTCTTCTTTCCCAAATTTTGGCAGAAAACAACTCTGCAGTTTCATTGAATAGTCTGCCTACAGACCATCTAAATCAAATACTTAGAGCTGAAACTCTGATGAAAATGAGGGAACAGAAAGGCAATGAAGAAGAACCCCAGACAGGTGGACTTTCAAATGACGGCCTTCTGGCTGCAATGGCCAGTCTGGCACAAAATCTTATGACAAATCCTTTGCTGCAGATCACCTCGCCTGACCCTCAGAAACCTCCACAGATGCCAAGGAGCCCACAGAGTGATTCCTTGATGAAGTCCGAGAAAAATGTAAAGAAGAAATTGCGTGAGCAAATTTTAGCCGGAGACATCTGCAGACGAGGCAATTTGTTTCAGGCAACCAGTGCTGATGCAAATGCTACTCTGAAGACCCTTGATTTACAGGAAACCCTCGTCGGTGTCCACAAAACTTTAAGTGGCAGTCAGAGTTCTGAGCCCTGCAAGGTGATTCAGATGCCCTCTAATGGTGAGAAAGTACCTGACCTAAACAGCAGCATAACTACATCTGTGCCCCCTCCTCAGAGTGATGGGGTGTTGACAATGCCCAGTTCCTCACAGCCTCCTGAAACATCTGTTTCTGGGGGCACTGTGACAAATGATCCTGATCCAGGAGCAGATTTGTTACCCACAGATGAAGATAAAAAGATCCTTGAAATTCAAATAGCATTGGAGAAGCTTGATTTAAGCATGGAGATGACTGAGGACACTCAAGTGGTGAATAATTATTCAGTCAGTAATTCCACTAGCAGTGATGTGGTCTCAAATAATGTTGAATCAGTGGTGCCGAATACCAACATTGCGAATGACGTGCAGGTTGTTGACGATTTTGTGAAGCcatttgcatgtgaaaatgaaGGCTGCAATTACAGGGCCATGACAAAAGATGCACTTTTCAAACACCTTCTCAAAACACATAATTACTCAGATGAAATGATTGTTGAAATCAAGAAAAACCATGGAAAGTTTGCGCCCTTTCGCTGTCAGATGTGTAGCAAGACTTTCACCAGAAACTCGAATCTTAGAGCACACTGTCAAACAGTCCACAGCTTGTCCCATGAGGAGATGGTCAAGCTGAAAATAAAACGTCAGTATAACAAAAAAACGGAGAAGGTTGAGTTGGAAGTGAGCAATCACAAAGTCAGTGGAGTGACTAATCCCACATGTGTTCCAAATGCCAACACATCAAACCCTGCTGCAGTGAGCGAGAGTTTAATGCAGCAGTACGTGTCTGCAGACGGGAGACATGAGCAATTAAATTTGGCCTCGGTGCAAAATGCTGTTTATGGACAGGAATGGATCAAACAAGAGTATCATTCATCAGCTTACGAGCAGACTTCCACCAGCCTTGCTGTTCCAGATTTATCTCAAGACAACAGTCTCTCAGCTGACCTGTCAATGCAGCAAACCCAAGGAATATCCATCAATAATTTTTCGACAGGTGGGCAAGCTCTACCGGCAGTGGCTATGACTGGATACCACATGCAGGGTCAATCCACAGTGTATGCTCCTGCTACTGAACAGTCTTCACATGGACAGCATGCATCGGTGCCATCCATGCCCAGTCAGTGCCTAGCAGTGCCACAAAGTGGAGGATTCTTGCCTGCTGTAAGCACACCTTTAACACAGGTTTCAACAGGGCTCTCTCAAGCAGATCCAGTCCAGGCTGGGACACTCTCTCCAGATAAAACTAAGAAGCCTAAAGTCTGTAAGCCAAGAATTACAAAACCTAAAGTTGAAAAATCTGATGGTGAAAGCCCTAAAAAACCTAACCAAAAAAGGCCAATAGCTAAGACTAGTGAGGCAGATGAGGGTTTTAGCCCCTACAGGCCATACCGCTGTGTCCACCAGGGATGCACTGCTGCTTTTACCATCCAGCATAATTTAATTCTCCATTACAGAGCTGTTCATCAGTCTGCCTTGCCTAAATTTGAAGAGAATGctgaagcagaagaagaaaatgaacaggATAATCAGCAGGAGAATGTCAAAGCGGAGCATGACACCAAGTCAAGTGAGGTGACCCAGGTGAATGAATTTAGATGTCAGGTCAAGGACTGCTCCAGGATATTCCAGATGGTGACAAGCCTGTTACAGCATTATCTTCAGCTGCACAAATTCACCTTGGATAGAGCAGGCGCTCTGATGTCCACTATCAACCTGGGGAGATTCCCGTGTGATCAGCCAGACTGCCCTGCATTCTTCACTGCTTTTTGGAAGTACATTGGGCATATTGAAGATGATCACAAAGAGACAAAGGTGTCCAAGGTTGAACCCGTGGAAGGTCTGTACAGGTGCGAGGTTGATGGCTGTGACCGTGGTTATGCAACACGATCAAACCTTCTACGACACACCATGAAAAAGCACCAGGATCTTTATAAACTCCAGCTCATGACGCAAAGGAAgaatcaggagagagagaaactgtgttCCAAGAAGTCTCAGCTTGGTACTGTTAAGAATACCAATGGGAAAGAGAACATGcaggacaacaaaaaaactgttcaaaagggaaatgacaaaaagaaaagtgaTGAAGAAAAAAGTAACCACTGGACAAAGTATGGAAAGCCCTCTTTGAAATCCAAGGAGGAAGCCTCAGCGATGTGTACCAAGAAGTTCCCCTTGCAATACCCCTGCATGATAAAGGGTTGTGAGTCTGTAGTGAGTTCAGAGCGGAACATACTGAGGCACTACATCAGACATGGACTCTCTGAGCGATAcctggaggagcagaggagccACTTCATATTCTGCAAGAAGTTATCACGTTCCTGGTACAGAGATCGGTCTTACAGGAGCGAGGATTCAGAAAAGTCGGAGGAGAGTTCATCGGATTCGTCAGAGAATGAGGACATGGACGACATGGACCCTAGAGGAAGCGAGACTGAGAGTTCAAAGCCCACCTCTGGGAGGGAGGAGCCGGAGCTGTCTGATGCCAAGCAGTCCACTGACGAAAGCTCGGAATCCAAATCTATAGCTTCAATAGTTGTCAAGCGGAAAAGAGGGCGGCCGAGGAAGATGAACCATGATGAGCCAGTGGCTCATAGGCGGGCAGAGAGATTGAGGGTTACAAGGAGCAACCCAGTCAACTATGTTGGTAATGGGGCAGACTCAGTCACCACCTGCAGCACTGCCCCAACACAAGAAAAGCAACCCGATCAAAACATGGCACTGAACTCATTTAAACCCATGGGATTTGAGGTGTCCTTCCTGAAGTTCTTGGAGGAATCAACACAGTCCACACGACCCCGAAAGAGGCAAACCAGTGATGACATCTCAGGCGAGATAGCACTGAAACGGCAGCATACCATTCAACTGAAAAACGCCACTGTCTTGTGTAAAAGGTCAGATGCATACATACAGCCAAGAGATTACCCAAATCGTATAGACTTCAGAAATCcacaaaaaataacatcttTGAGGAATGTCAAGATCGTGGTGGATCAGACCTTTTCAAAGGTTACTGATCGTTTGCTAAAGCAGCTTCAGGAAATGCGACCTATAGTGATACTGCAAAAGTAG
- the cx28.8 gene encoding connexin 28.8 translates to MNWGFLENILSGVNKYSTVIGRIWLSIVFIFRILVYVAAAEQVWKDENKDFVCNTQQPGCENVCFDHFFPISQVRLWALQLIVVSTPSLLVALHVAYREHREKRHGKKLYEDKGSIDGGLLCTYLLSLAFKTSFEVGSLLAFYFLYSGFDVPRLLQCSLSPCPNTVDCYISKATEKKVFLYIMGCTSVLCIVLNLCETAYIVSTQCWKCFSKRYVPIEERVHCRCHPPPASVATAVPPNFKPPRKDMENSCLPQATKDSPTAVS, encoded by the coding sequence ATGAACTGGGGGTTTCTGGAGAACATTTTGAGCGGGGTGAACAAGTACTCCACGGTGATCGGTCGCATATGGCTCTCCATAGTTTTCATCTTCCGCATCCTGGTGTACGTAGCAGCTGCGGAGCAGGTGTGGAAGGACGAGAACAAGGACTTTGTGTGCAACACGCAGCAGCCGGGCTGCGAGAATGTGTGCTTTGACCACTTCTTCCCCATCTCCCAAGTGCGTCTGTGGGCCCTGCAGCTCATCGTCGTGTCCACACCCTCCCTGCTGGTGGCGCTGCACGTGGCCTACCGCGAGCACAGGGAGAAACGGCACGGGAAGAAGCTCTACGAGGACAAGGGCAGCATAGACGGCGGTCTGCTCTGCACCTACCTGCTCAGCCTCGCCTTCAAGACCAGTTTCGAGGTGGGGTCCCTGCTGGCCTTCTACTTCCTCTACAGCGGCTTCGACGTCCCCCGGCTCCTGCAGTGCAGCCTGAGTCCCTGCCCCAACACGGTGGACTGCTACATCTCCAAAGCCACGGAGAAGAAGGTCTTCCTCTACATCATGGGGTGCACCTCTGTCCTGTGCATCGTGCTGAACCTCTGCGAGACGGCCTACATCGTGTCCACGCAGTGCTGGAAGTGCTTCAGCAAGCGTTACGTCCCCATCGAGGAGAGGGTGCACTGCCGCTGTCACCCTCCACCTGCCAGTGTTGCCACAGCAGTGCCACCAAACTTTAAACCACCACGCAAAGACATGGAAAACTCATGCCTTCCACAAGCCACAAAGGACAGTCCAACAGCTGTCTCTTAA